TGATTTTTATAATTCATTCGTGAAATATCTAACAAGTTTAGGTTTAGGGAAAAACACAATCGGAACGCGGATAAAGATAATTAAAACAGTCCTGAATTATGCCAACGAAAGGATTGACAATGTATGCCAGGATTATAAAAAAGAATCATTTGCAAAACCGAGTGAGGAAACGGAGGGCGTTTATTTAACCCAAGACGAATTAAACTCCATTTCCAACCTGAAATATTTACCACCGTATTTGGAAAAAGTCAGGGATTTGTTCATAATTGGATGCGATACCGGTTTGCGTTTTTCCGATCTTTCAAGGTTGACAAAAGATAACATTAATTCGGATAACACTATCAGCATAAAGACACAAAAGACCGGTAAAGTTGTTGTTATACCAATGACACCGCGAGTTAAAACCGTATTTGAAAAATACAATTATGTTTTGCCGGACAGTATCAGCAATCAAAAGTATAACGAGTATTTAAAAGATATTGCACGCCGGGCGAACTTAAAAGAATCTATTTCAATTACCAAAACCATCAAGGGAATGTTAGTTACCCGCACCGTTGAGAAATGGGAACTCGTTACGAGCCACACCGCGCGCCGATCCTTTGCAACCAATGCGTTTTTGGCAGATATTCCGGCAATCGCTATAATGAAAATCACCGGGCACAAAACAGAATCCGCGTTTATGAAATATATTAAAATGACCGCAAAGGATAACGCCACAAAATTACAATCACACAAGTTTTTCACTCAAATGGCGGTAGTAAAATGAAACCAATAAAGAACATTTTAAATTTAAGTTTGTCGGAATTATTGTTTGAGTTGTACAATGCCAACGAAAGATTTATTTTTTCAGGTATTGATTATTACAACCATATAAGGATCAATACTAATAATTTAGATATAAAGTATTTATATCAATTATATTCAGATTTTTATCAATTTATTCGATTGGAGGTTTATCTAATATATTACAATTCTGAAAAATATAATCTTACTACAATTATCAATGATCACCCCTATAATGATACAATTGATTACGATGTAATTGATTTGAGCGAACCAAAAGATGATGTTTATTCTTTGTTGGAAATGTGTTGGGATATTACCGGTTATAATGATAATGTTAGATTTGAAAATGAGTTAGGGAATAGATTGTTAGAGGATTATTATTCAATATTAGATGATATTTTTTTATCAATGAATATTGATAAAAAAAATCGTTGGGGGGATAAATTATTGAAATTATCTTACCAAAATAATAAACCCCTAAAGATTCAGAATATTCAATTACAATATATTGATTTGTTCAATGTAGAGTATCGCGATGATATAATTCAATCGAAATTTAAACAATGGTTGGTCCGCGAACATTTCAACGAATCAAATGAAATAAAAAGTCCAACAAATTTTGCACGTGTGTATTATTTTTTGAGGGAAAAGGGTATTACCAAACAAATATCAAACCAATCAAAAGTGATGCGTACATATTTTGGCAATTTTGGAGTTGAAGTTGTTGAGAGATACAATCCGGAGAATGATGCACCGCAAGTTGTACGCAAAACAGTTACCGGAGAGTCGGCAGAAACACACGAAATGTTAGGAATGACACAAAAGGAGAAAAACACCTTATTGAGTATATTTAAACCAACCTAAACTAACTTAAAACTAACTTCCTAAATTCCGTTTATTCCGTTCCGGAAATATGGAAATGCGACCGGGTAAAAACACGATAAGTTTGCATAAACCAATAAAAAAAGGTATATGACAAACGAGATTATTTTAAACGGAATCAGTTTAGAACAGTTAGAAAACAGTATCAAAACAATCGTATCGGAAACGGTACAAAATGCAGTTGCCGGATTAACCTCAACGGCAAAAGACGAAACACCCGAACTTATCACTCGAAAAGAAACAGCCGATTTATTAGGCGTTACTTTGCCCACGTTACACGTTTGGACGCGAAACGGAGTTATACCCGCCAAACGTATCGGAACACGCGTAAGATACGAGAAACGCGCCGTATTGGATGCGCTCAAAGATATTGAAACAATTAAGTATCGGAGGGCGTGAAAATGGCAAAAAAGAGTTTAATCCAATCGGCAATCAAAGGAATTTTTAGACGAAACACTTCGCACCCCGACGTATGGGATTTAAACCCCGACACCGGCGATAAGATGCCGTTTCAATGGTTTAGGTTATCAGAACCCCGCGAACATTATCTAATAGCACAGGGCGCGTTAAAAGTAGCCGAGAGCCACCACAACGGCGTTAAGGTATTGCACACCGGATTAAGGCGGACAGTCGATGAAATGATCTTTGCCGGGAATCTTTACAACCCGGTTAATGAGAAACGGAGTTTATTGTTATTCGGATGCGATCCGGTCGCGCACACGATAACCGTTTATATGTTTGCAAATAGGAATCCGCGAAACATTAACAAGTATGTTGAGGAGGTGCAGAATGATTGACGGCGTACAGGGTTACAATGTTCAGACCAATATCGAAACCGACCGCGCCACGATTGACGGTTTACAATTTACGCGCGATAAGAGTGAGGGATTTTGGATGAAAGGCAGTTTGCATAAATTCCACAATAAGGGCGCGCACAATGCCGATGACTTCCGTTATACGGATTTGGTTGAAACGGTTTACAGACTTCAAAAAGAATTATCTATAAACCCCGAAACTACACAAATATCGCGCGTTGAATTTGGCGTTAACATAACATTGCCGATTGATGCCTATAATGTTATCGATAGTGTGGTATTATTCAGGAATGACACCGGAGGTTATGACAATGTCATGCGAACCTTTCAATTTAGTGATTACGTATTTAAGATTTATAACAAATCGAAGCAGTCCGATGTCAATGATAATATCATACGCGTTGAGGTAAAAGTTACACGTTTGCGCTATTTGAAACAAAACAAAATCCATGTTCAAACACTTGCCGACCTATTGGACGAAAACGTCTTAAATGGGCTGAAAAGAGTGTTAGTCGATGCGTTTAAGGATTGTTTGATTATCGATGTCCCGAAAGAGAAAGTTAAGAAACTAACAACGCCACAACGTTTGGAATTGGCAGAATACACGAACCCGATTTTTTGGAATAGAATCCGGCGCGACAAAACAAGAAATATCACACGCGAAAAGAAAAAGTGTTTGAAGTTTATTGATGAAATCGGAGGAACGGATTTAAAAGAAAAACTACTTGCTGAAATAACCGATAAATGCGATTATTTATTGAACTTTTCAGAGCTGGAAAGTGTCAGGATTTTCCACCAAAATAGTAAGCAGAAAAATAGCGGAGTGTCAGGATTTTCCATTTTAGATGATAGTATGAAAAATCTGACAAACACACCCGCGCCAAACATTATCAATTGTGCCGGTTGTGGAGCGATAATAAACAACCCCCGCAAAGGGCAAAGATTTTGTTCCGCAAAGGTTGTAGGATACGAAAAGGCGCACCGATGCCGAAATAACGTTAGCAATCCAAAGAACAACACACAACGTTCAATCAGGAATGTTTTATCTATTCCATTGATGTTTGATTTACGCGATATGATTGATAACAAAAAAGAGAAATATTTGGATGCCGTTTGAACCGACCGCCGGAGGATCATAAACAAACATTCAGGTAAACATAAATAACTCGCGCGAGGATTGTTCAAAAAGTGAATGATCCTTTGCCGGTTAAGGTATGCACCCCCTTTCACTATCAAATAAACACGCGTTCAGTCCCCCGTAAATTTTCCTCAACATTTTACAGAATAATCCGATATGTCGATTAACCGATTATCGTTACCGTTACGATTGATCAGCCACAACACGATTAACCGGAAAGAGCCGGCAGGATGCGTTAAAGTGTCGATAACGATGTTACCCGGCAAAAGAACAATGAGCCGAAATAAGGCGATTTAAGGCGTTATAATTATTTTACAGGTATTGCACCAACTTTTGAATTATAACCCAATACGGAGCGATAGAACTTGTTAAAACCGATGGTTTGAGCCACACTTCAAAACCTGAATTTTGAGATAAAAAGATATTTAAATCGGGCGTAAAACGGCGGTAAAACGGTGGTGAAAACCTGAAAAAACCTGAAATCAGAACCTTATAAAAACCTTACATTTGAAACCTAAGTTTAAAAGAACGGTGAGGTTTTCTTACACTAAAAAAAGGATCATCCGGGCGTATCATTTTAAAAACGTTCGATCAGAAATCAAACCTCAACACCCTATCATTATCACACGCGAGTAATTTTTGTATTGTGGGGAAAGACAGCCGTTATAATTTGGGGGGTTAAAAAAGGCGAACGGCAGATAATCAGTCCGCCGTTCTAAAGTGTTTAACCAATCAATGGCAAAAAGTCATTGAGAAGTATTGCAAAGATAATATTTTATTTGATAACGAAACAGCCAAAAAACACCCGAAAATGCACCTCAAAAAAACCGTTCTTACCGATATTCTTACCTTTTTAAAATGAAAAACGACACAAACAAATGAAAGTCAAATGTTTATGCCGTTTTGAGTGTGACCCCGACAGGATTCAAACCTGTAACCTTCTGATCCGTAGTCAGATGCTCTATTCAGTTAAGCTACGGGGCCGTTGTTTTTGTAATTTTCGCCTGCAAAGTTAAATCAATTTTTAAAACTACACAAATGTTTTTATGTTTTATATTTGTAGGAAAAATGATTCTATGAAGAAAGTATCCGTATTAACTGTCTTATTTTTAGTTGCATTTATTGGTGCAATCTTTTCACAACATAATTTTGCTTTAAACCTGGGTTACGATCACATGCAGGCACACACCGGATTTTTAGGGGTGGAATACCGGGTAGACCACAATTTACAGAGACACACCTCGCACGGTCCTTTTACTGTCGGCATAGGCACCTACTTATACGGAGAAAACGGAAAATTCTCCCCTGCGCCGGAAATACACCTGAATAAAACCTGGAAACATTTCATAATCAACGAAATATCAGTATCAACCAAAAATATTAAACCCAGCGTGGGGATTACATTCTTTAACCTGACCCGGTTACAGTTTGGTTATAGCTTTCCCATACAACAATCTGATTTAAGAGGATTTTCTGTCGGAATCCATGTTCTTATTGGGAGATCTCCCTTTTACGACGAGATACGGGTATTCTAATCATGCGCAGACTCAAAAAAATTAGAGTTATTATGCATATTTTCGTCTAAAAACGCTTTGTTAATTACCTGAATTATTGTAACTTTGCAGTCCGATTATTAAAATTTATTACTTAAAAGTTTGATTTATAGCTTTTTATTTGCCATTTAGTCCCTTAGCCAGACAAAACGGGGAGCGAAAATCAGAACTTAATTTTATTAAACGATTTAAAAACAAAAAAAAGTGAATACTTTAAGTTATAAAACCATTTCCGTAAACAAAGAAACGGCTCAGAAAGAATGGGTTTTGGTTGATGCGAGCGGCCAATCGTTAGGACGTATAAGTTCTAAGGTGGCAAAACTGTTGAGAGGCAAGTACAAACCAAGCTTTACTCCGCACGTGGATTGTGGTGATAACGTGATTATCGTGAATGCCGACAAAGTTGAACTCACGGGCAACAAATGGACAGACAGGGTTTACTACCGTCACTCGGGCTATCCCGGCGGTCAAAAGGTATCCACTCCTGCCGATCTTATGAAAAAAAGCCCCGACAGGCTTTTCCGAAAAGTGGTAAAAGGGATGTTGCCGAAGAATAAACTCGGCGATGCTATTCTGAACAATCTTTACGTGTATGCTGGAAACGAACATCCGCATCAAGCTCAAAAACCCAAACAAATAGATATTAATACACTCAAATAATAAGATGGACGTAATAAATTCAATTGGAAGACGCAAAGCCGCTGTAGCTCGTGTATTCATGAGTGAAGGTTCAGGCAAGATCGTTATCAACAAACGCGAACTTGAAAATTATTTTCCTTCATCCATTCTGCAGTTCATCGTGAAACAACCGTTGAATAAACTCAACGTGACTGAAAAATACGATATCAAGATCAACCTGCAGGGCGGTGGATACAAAGGACAATCGGAAGCAGCAAGACTAGCTATTGCACGTGCATTGGTGAAGTTAAACCCCGAAGATAAACCTGCGTTAAGAGCCGAAGGCTTTATGACCCGCGATCCCCGCGTTGTTGAACGTAAAAAACCAGGGCGTCCCGGAGCAAGGAAGAGATTCCAATTCTCAAAACGTTAATTTTTGGATATATTCACCGGTTCTTTTGCCGGAAAGATATATAAGAACCGCACAAACCGGTTCCACTTAGTGACGTTTAGTATCTAAATCGTAAGGACATTACCGGGAATAATCGCTTCGGTAATTTACCTTACGGTTCGACTAAGAAAAAGAATGTAAACGAATAAAAAAACAACACAAACAATGGCAAAATTAGAATTTGACCAACTACTTGAGGCAGGAGCACACTTCGGCCACTTGAAAAGGAAATGGAATCCTGCAATGTCTCCCTATATTTTTATGGAGCGCAACGGTATTCACATTATCGACCTTTACAAAACAATTGCAAAAACCGAAGAAGCCGCAGCGGCTTTAAAACAAATTGCCAAAGCCGGCAAAAAAATACTCTTCGTAGCGACTAAAAAACAGGCAAAACCGGTTATTGAAGAAAAGGCACAAAGCATCAATATGCCTTACGTTATAGAGCGTTGGCCTGGTGGTATGCTTACCAATTTTCCCACTATCCGCAAGGCAGTGAAGAAAATGAGTAACATTGATAAGATGATTAAGGACGGAACATTTGACACGTTGTCGAAACGCGAAAAACTGCAAATCACCCGTCAGCGTGCTAAACTCGAAAAAATGCTCGGCTCGATTCAGGATCTTACCCGTCTACCATCCGCTCTTTTCGTTGTTGACGTAATGAAAGAACAGATTGCTGTGAAAGAAGCAAACAAACTTGGCATTCCCGTATTCGGTATTGTTGACACCAACTCTGATCCGAACGACATTGATTTCGTAATTCCTGCAAACGATGATGCTGCAAAAGCCGTAGACATGATCCTCGGATATCTTTGTGAAGCAATAAAAGAAGGCCTGGATGAGCGTAAAATTGAAAAAGCCGATGCCAACGCAGCAGAAGACCAAGAAGAGGAAGGTGCAGTACCTCGCAGGGAAAGAAAATCAAAAGCAGCTAAGAGAGAGCGCGTTAAGAAAGAAGACAAAGATGCTATCAATGCATCTGTAGTAAGCAAATACGCTAAAGACGCAGACGTTGAAGAATAATACGGACAACAACGGCCAGCTATCAGATGTCAAGATAACAGACACTTGGATGCTTCAATGTTCCAACGTCTGAAATCTACCAGCGAGGCGGTCTAAGGTCTCTTCTTTGAAATCTAAAAAGAAAACAACTTAAAAAAACATAGAAATATGGCAGTTACAATGGCAGAAATCCAGCATTTACGTAAAATGACAGGAGCGGGAATGATGGATTGCAAAAATGCATTAAATGAAGCAAACGGCAACTTTGACAAAGCAGTAGAGATTATCCGCAAAAAAGGGCAGGCAGTTGCCGCCAAACGCGAAGATCGCGAAGCAAGTGAAGGGTGTGTGCTTGCAAAAGCTCAAGGAAACTATGCTGCAGTAGTAGCATTGCAATGCGAAACCGACTTTGTTGCTAAAAATGAAGAATTCATCGCATTGACTCAACTGATACTGGATGCAGCTATCGATCATAAACCCGAGACGTTGGAGGATTTGCTGAATATCCAACTTCCCAACGGAACCGTTTCCCAGTTAATTATGGATAAGATCGGCGCTACCGGCGAAAAAATGGAACTGGGTTATTTTGAACACATTTCCGCACCATCGGTGGTTTCCTATATTCACATGGGAAACAAGTTGGCGACCCTTGTTGGATTCAACAAGGAAGAAGTGGCTGAAGACATAGCAAAAGACGTAGCAATGCAGGTAGCGGCAATGAATCCAATTTCGGTAACACCCGATACTATTCCGGCAGAAGTTAAAGAGAAGGAACTGGAAATTGCACGCGAAAAAGCACGCGAAGCCGGGAAACCGGAGAACCTGTTAGACAGAATTGCTGAAGGCGCTTTGCAGAAGTTCTACAAAGAATCAACACTACTGCAACAGGAATACGTCAAAGATAACAAACTGACCATTGATCAGTATCTCAAACAAAACAACAAAGACCTTACCGTAACCGTTTTCAAACGGGTATCGTTGAACGCATAACGAAGAGAGATAAGGGCTAAGGGCGGGACTTTAAGTTCCGCCCTTACTTTTTTTGTTACAACAGCTTTTCCATCTGCTTCTCCAGTTTAATCAGATCTCTGGTGAAGTTGCGGATGCCTTCGGCCAATTTTTCGGTAGCCATTGCATCTTCGTTCATCATCCACCGGAAGGTTTTTTCGTCAACGGTAATTTTTTCGATAGCCATTTCACGGGCCTGATCTGCATCCAGTTTTTTCGTCAGTAAACCCTCTGTGGCTTCGAGCTCCCTGAGCAACGTCGGGGAAATAGTGAGCAGATCACATCCAGCCAGCTCGCAGATCTCGTCAATATTACGGAAGCTCGCACCCATTACCTGGGTTGGATAACCAAACTTCTTGTAATAATTAAATATCCCAGTCAACGAAATCACTCCGGGATCCTCCACAGCCGGTATGTCTGCTACACCGAGGTTTTTTTTATGCCAATCGAGAATCCTTCCCACGAACGGTGAAATTAATCGTACACCGGCTTCGGCACAAGCAACAGCTTGTACCTTGGAAAAGAGGAGGGTGAGGTTACAATGTATTCCTTCTTTTTCAACGATTTCCGCCGCCTTTATTCCTTCCCACGTAGAAGCAATCTTTATCAGTACCCGTTCACGGGAAGTTCCTGCAGATTCGTACAATCCGATAATTTCGCGGGCCTTGACTACTGTTGCATCCGTATCGAAAGATAGACGCGCATCGACTTCCGTTGAAGCTCTCCCGGGAACTATCTTTAAAATTTCCAACCCAAAGTTCACGGCTAATTTATCCATGGCTTTAGGAAGTTGTACCTGCCTGTCGGACGATGATTTCCGGGCAAAATCGATAGCATCGTCAATCAGGTGTCTGTACCGGGTATCCTGTGAAGCAGTATAGATTAACGAAGGGTTAGTGGTAGCGTCAACGGGTTTATAAATTTCAACCGATGAAAAATCACCCGTATCCGCAACAACCTGGGTATAGGTTTTTAGTTGCTCAAGCAGGTTCATAATGCTGAGAAATTAAATTTAACAATAAACAGTATGGTGCAATAGCGCTTATTCCGCTTCCATTGAAGCACCGGTTACAACTTCCGTTTCATCGGTTGTGCTTTCCTCGAGCTGCTGTTTCAGGTAATTGGAAATAATACCGGAACCATCCTTAGCCGAGGTAGTCGTTTCAGCAGTCTGTTGAACAGGTTGTGGTTCTTCAACGGTAACGGTTTTCTTATTTACAATCAGCTGTTTCCCTACCGAAAGCCGATCGGACCGTAATCCGTTCCACGATTTCAGCTGTGCCACCGTCACTCTATTTCTCTGAGCGATCTTGCCCAGATTATCGCCGTTGCGTACCCGATAGTATGCATTCACAGTCTTTGTTGCAGTTTCTGGATTTGTGGGTTGCTGTGCCATCGTGGCTGCATCCGTCTCCAGTACGGCAGGATCAACAGCTTTCTTCCTGACGATAAGATTTTTGCCTGCAGAAATCCGGGTAGACCTTAAGTTATTCCATGAGCGGAGTTGTGAGACAGTAACTCCGTTCCTGGATGCGATCTTCGAAAGGTTGTCCCCTCTTCTTACCCTATAATAAACATTTTCTCCGTTTCCTGAGACGGATGATCCTGACGAAGCCAGATATCCATCGGTATTTTCGCGATGCGTAATATAGTCATCTCTCCGAAAATTCA
This portion of the Petrimonas sulfuriphila genome encodes:
- the rpsI gene encoding 30S ribosomal protein S9, giving the protein MDVINSIGRRKAAVARVFMSEGSGKIVINKRELENYFPSSILQFIVKQPLNKLNVTEKYDIKINLQGGGYKGQSEAARLAIARALVKLNPEDKPALRAEGFMTRDPRVVERKKPGRPGARKRFQFSKR
- a CDS encoding helix-turn-helix domain-containing protein, with the protein product MTNEIILNGISLEQLENSIKTIVSETVQNAVAGLTSTAKDETPELITRKETADLLGVTLPTLHVWTRNGVIPAKRIGTRVRYEKRAVLDALKDIETIKYRRA
- a CDS encoding tyrosine-type recombinase/integrase; the encoded protein is MAKVSFYLTDKNAKDETKLFAFINYGLFVYDENGKKKYLPLKYTTNIEVIPALWDNKKNRVKESLKWAQPETFEISKFAVEESARKKYESINNEIAQFEQSAKSIVSKLTVNGRLPRHEQIRNELDRIYNPKRLIGSLEQINYQYFDLIQFIDHIVNTSTKLRNSTKKNYKVVKKNVEDYQKKFKGTITPQNADIDFYNSFVKYLTSLGLGKNTIGTRIKIIKTVLNYANERIDNVCQDYKKESFAKPSEETEGVYLTQDELNSISNLKYLPPYLEKVRDLFIIGCDTGLRFSDLSRLTKDNINSDNTISIKTQKTGKVVVIPMTPRVKTVFEKYNYVLPDSISNQKYNEYLKDIARRANLKESISITKTIKGMLVTRTVEKWELVTSHTARRSFATNAFLADIPAIAIMKITGHKTESAFMKYIKMTAKDNATKLQSHKFFTQMAVVK
- the tal gene encoding transaldolase → MNLLEQLKTYTQVVADTGDFSSVEIYKPVDATTNPSLIYTASQDTRYRHLIDDAIDFARKSSSDRQVQLPKAMDKLAVNFGLEILKIVPGRASTEVDARLSFDTDATVVKAREIIGLYESAGTSRERVLIKIASTWEGIKAAEIVEKEGIHCNLTLLFSKVQAVACAEAGVRLISPFVGRILDWHKKNLGVADIPAVEDPGVISLTGIFNYYKKFGYPTQVMGASFRNIDEICELAGCDLLTISPTLLRELEATEGLLTKKLDADQAREMAIEKITVDEKTFRWMMNEDAMATEKLAEGIRNFTRDLIKLEKQMEKLL
- the rpsB gene encoding 30S ribosomal protein S2, which codes for MAKLEFDQLLEAGAHFGHLKRKWNPAMSPYIFMERNGIHIIDLYKTIAKTEEAAAALKQIAKAGKKILFVATKKQAKPVIEEKAQSINMPYVIERWPGGMLTNFPTIRKAVKKMSNIDKMIKDGTFDTLSKREKLQITRQRAKLEKMLGSIQDLTRLPSALFVVDVMKEQIAVKEANKLGIPVFGIVDTNSDPNDIDFVIPANDDAAKAVDMILGYLCEAIKEGLDERKIEKADANAAEDQEEEGAVPRRERKSKAAKRERVKKEDKDAINASVVSKYAKDADVEE
- the rplM gene encoding 50S ribosomal protein L13, producing the protein MNTLSYKTISVNKETAQKEWVLVDASGQSLGRISSKVAKLLRGKYKPSFTPHVDCGDNVIIVNADKVELTGNKWTDRVYYRHSGYPGGQKVSTPADLMKKSPDRLFRKVVKGMLPKNKLGDAILNNLYVYAGNEHPHQAQKPKQIDINTLK
- a CDS encoding elongation factor Ts gives rise to the protein MAVTMAEIQHLRKMTGAGMMDCKNALNEANGNFDKAVEIIRKKGQAVAAKREDREASEGCVLAKAQGNYAAVVALQCETDFVAKNEEFIALTQLILDAAIDHKPETLEDLLNIQLPNGTVSQLIMDKIGATGEKMELGYFEHISAPSVVSYIHMGNKLATLVGFNKEEVAEDIAKDVAMQVAAMNPISVTPDTIPAEVKEKELEIAREKAREAGKPENLLDRIAEGALQKFYKESTLLQQEYVKDNKLTIDQYLKQNNKDLTVTVFKRVSLNA